Proteins co-encoded in one Erinaceus europaeus chromosome 2, mEriEur2.1, whole genome shotgun sequence genomic window:
- the HAND2 gene encoding heart- and neural crest derivatives-expressed protein 2 — MSLVGGFPHHPVVHHEGYPFAAAAAAAAAAAASRCSHEENPYFHGWLIGHPEMSPPDYSMALSYSPEYASGAAGLDHSHYGGVPPGAGPPGLGGPRPVKRRGTANRKERRRTQSINSAFAELRECIPNVPADTKLSKIKTLRLATSYIAYLMDLLAKDDQNGEAEAFKAEIKKTDVKEEKRKKELNEILKSTVSSNDKKTKGRTGWPQHVWALELKQ; from the exons ATGAGTCTGGTGGGGGGCTTCCCCCACCACCCGGTGGTGCACCATGAGGGTTATCCgttcgccgccgccgccgccgccgctgccgccgcagCCGCCAGTCGCTGCAGCCACGAGGAGAACCCCTACTTCCACGGCTGGCTCATCGGTCACCCGGAGATGTCGCCCCCCGACTACAGCATGGCCCTGTCCTACAGCCCTGAGTACGCCAGCGGCGCCGCGGGCCTGGACCACTCCCATTACGGGGGGGTGCCTCCGGGTGCCGGGCCCCCGGGCTTGGGGGGGCCGCGGCCGGTGAAGCGCCGGGGCACCGCCAACCGCAAAGAGCGGCGCAGGACTCAGAGCATCAACAGCGCCTTCGCCGAGCTGCGCGAGTGCATCCCCAATGTGCCCGCCGACACCAAACTCTCCAAGATCAAGACGCTGCGCCTGGCCACCAGCTACATCGCCTACCTCATGGACCTGCTGGCCAAGGACGACCAGAATGGCGAGGCGGAGGCCTTCAAGGCGGAAATCAAGAAGACTGAtgtgaaagaagagaagaggaagaaggagctg AATGAAATCTTGAAAAGCACAGTGAGCAGCAACGACAAGAAAACCAAAGGACGGACGGGCTGGCCACAGCATGTGTGGGCCCTGGAGCTCAAGcaatga